The stretch of DNA GGAAGGAAGAAAAGCAATGGACGCCTTAAAAGATAGAATCGCATTATGCTCTCGCCAGATTCTTTGCGTTGACTTCGGCGCTAAACTAACAGGAAAAAGCGAGGGGCAAGCAACCTCGCTGTAGATTTCGTAAAACAGCACTTCCACACGTCATACAGCGGCATTAAAGAGGCTGACGCAGGTAGCTCAATAAGTGGTAGAACGCTTGCGGTGTAAGATCACGTTCGATACCGGCTGGCATCAATGAAACGGTCATGGTTTTCATGGATTCGATATCTTCACGATTGATGGTTGTTACTTTCCCTTCGGCTGCAATTAGCCGGACGGATGCTTCGTCTTGAGACAACACGATGCCAACCGCAACGCGGCCATCGAGCGTTAGTATTTGGACCTGTCGGTAACGAGACTCGATCGCAGAGTTGGGATCAAAGATGGCAGTAAGTAAAAACTCGTTGTCTCGGTGAGCAACTGTGGCGAGGTCCGGTCCGACCTCGAAACCTTCACCGTTGAGTCGATGGCACGCGGCGCAAACACGACGGTAGACCGCCCTGCCCTGCTCGATGTCATTATTTTTGTCTGAACCATCACCCAATGAGCTTCGGTTTGCATTCGCGTCGGATATCGCTTTGCGATAGCTTGAAATCACCGCCGCGACGTCACTGTTATGCGAACCCAATAACCTCTCGGCACGAACGCGGATGCTTTTGTCCGGGTATCCGAGCAAGCGATCACGCTGATGTGACACGAGCACGTTAGCATCGAGTGATCCCGATTCCATTTCGGCCAGCAAGTGCCGAATGGACTCGTTGCGTTGCAATACCCAATCCACACAACGAGATTGCAAACCTGGGGTTTGCTCAGGCAATCGCCGGATCAACTCTCGTCCTCCAGCTTCGCCAATCGATGCAACTGCGTCGACTGCCGCACGCTGAACCTCTGGTGCATACGCTGGTTCAATAAAACTCGCTAGACGCTCGACATCGGTGTTTCCATCAGGATATCCGCTTGCCAACAATTCTAACGCAGTCAATTGCCCTGCCACTGGCGACTTGACATCCTGAGCCGCTGCAACACAGTCATCCAAGACATTCATTAGGTCCGCTGAAACGCCCAACTCGTCCCCTTGCTCTCGCTTGGCTAATTGCGACCAATCTGACTGTGCAATCGCCCAAGCCGCGATGATCGCCGCTCGTATATCACTACGGTCTTTTGATGAAGCCCATTTTTCTACCAACTGCTTTGTCTCATCCGACTGTTCGGCGACGGCGGTCACCATTAGCGGCCTAAGCAGCTGGCGATCTCTCATTAACAACGACACACCGGCATCACTACCTACAAATTCCTGCAGTAGTTGCAGTGCAATCCCCGACGAGCTTGTCAAAACGACATCTCGTAGCTGGGGCCACTCGCTAGCCGAAACAAGTTGATTGGCGAGAGTTTGGGTTACCAGCTTCTTTCCGCGAAATTCAACGGGGAACTGCCCGATCGCCACACTGGCTTCCTTTCGCACCGTCGGATCACTCGACAAAAGACCATCGACGACGGCATTTAAGACTTGCTCGCTAGACAGCCAATCCTGGTGTGCATCCACTGATCCGATCAATCGCAATCCCACCACTTGCACCGACGAATCTCGATCACGAAGAACACCAATCAATCCGTCAACGTCCAAGTGTTGAAAACGAGCCAAACAGGCGGTTGCGGTCAAACGCGTGGTTGGCGATTCGGCTTCGGAAGCCATTTGACGAAGCGAGTCGACTTCTTCTTGCGAAAGCGTGTCGTGTCGCTGAATCATCTGGCTAAACGCCATATCACGAAGAACACCATTGGAGCTCGACAACGCGGGGATGCCATGACTCGCTTTCGCTTTCAGGACAACACTGGGTGAAGGAAGCGAAACGTCGGTTGCGTTTTGAGCGTCTTGTTGCGACGGAGGAATGATTCTCCAAATGCGTCCGCGTTCCTCGCCAGCACGCAGGTTCATTTGCGCTTGCCATTGGTCAGGAATCCATTCGGGATGCTCAATTACGTTGCGATACATGTCGACCACCCACACCGCGCCATCGGGTCCGGTAATCGCCTGCACCGGGCGGAACCACGGGTCCGTTGCCGCCAACCATTCGCTTGCGCGATCTCGTTCATGCCTATTCGCTACCAGAGTGTTTTCTTCCCACTCGATCACTGCTCGATGAACGAGGTTGTGCACCGGTTCGCAAATCAGCACGACGTCGGTATCCCATGATCGCGAACCCGAATGACCATCAAGCATCGCTTGACGTAGATTGGAATCGCGAACGGGCGAATGCGAACAAGCACTTGTAAATCGCCCCGCGGCAAATAGGTCGTTGTACCGTTGTGATGATGCCGTTGCAGGAAAGATGGGTGGCGCCGAAGCGGGTCTGGTCAGATCATTCACACCTAGAAACGCGTCGACATGTGAATTGCGATGCTGAACATGAGACGGCAGTGAAAAATGACGAAGGGGATGGCTGTTGTCACCTCCAAACCAATCTCCCCAATCATTTCGGTAGCGACCAAACTGTGTGAAGCCACTAAGACCACGTACGCGGCCGGACTTGATATCGATAGCAATGTCTTGGTGCGACACCTTCGTCTCTTGGCCGTTGATCACCGAACGAACCAACTTGGTGTCGTCGCCTCCGGCCAAATACAACCAACCATCCAATCCAAGGCAAAATCCGTTGGCCCGGTGCTGAGGATTAGCTTCTGCGAAGCCTTCGAAGAGCACATCATGTTGGTCCGATACGCCATCGGTATCCGTGTCGCGGTA from Rubripirellula amarantea encodes:
- a CDS encoding neutral/alkaline non-lysosomal ceramidase N-terminal domain-containing protein, producing MRLFALLACLLFHACSLVHADESVTRLVGVAKVDVTPSDPLRLSGYSRRDLPFESVDSPLAARSLAFRDADGPIRVLVSVDTIGLPATVVDEIFGQVAQKHAIKRADFVLCSTHNHTAPKIAGGLSNLLLKPMTDEESEKTLKYTQWVKAQVADCIDASIASMKPGRLFFGEGKATFAINRRVIRDGKWAAFGETQDGPVDHRVSVIRAEDTNGKLLGVVFNYACHCTTLGPDFNQVCSEWAGDAARQIESGGEVVALCTIGCGADANPSPRGERAHALEHGRELASVVSNVIQGPMQELGAFQNSSFTRLALRFDLPTKDELKAQTESDDVPTRRHAHAMLKIFEERNRLPANHPMPIGTWQFGDGESASSLKMIFFGGEVVAEYALRLQQELAPVRTWSSAYSNDVFGYVASERMRSEGGYEVDYSMIYYLLPGRWATGTEDAIIERVHQMLSEPGNDEPVPADKAESTIRVPEGWKVQLAASEPLIADPIHLSFDKDGSLWVVEMGDYPLGENGGRIKHLFDDDGDGTYDRAVTFCDGLSYPTSAMPWGDGILVTAAPHLTYYRDTDTDGVSDQHDVLFEGFAEANPQHRANGFCLGLDGWLYLAGGDDTKLVRSVINGQETKVSHQDIAIDIKSGRVRGLSGFTQFGRYRNDWGDWFGGDNSHPLRHFSLPSHVQHRNSHVDAFLGVNDLTRPASAPPIFPATASSQRYNDLFAAGRFTSACSHSPVRDSNLRQAMLDGHSGSRSWDTDVVLICEPVHNLVHRAVIEWEENTLVANRHERDRASEWLAATDPWFRPVQAITGPDGAVWVVDMYRNVIEHPEWIPDQWQAQMNLRAGEERGRIWRIIPPSQQDAQNATDVSLPSPSVVLKAKASHGIPALSSSNGVLRDMAFSQMIQRHDTLSQEEVDSLRQMASEAESPTTRLTATACLARFQHLDVDGLIGVLRDRDSSVQVVGLRLIGSVDAHQDWLSSEQVLNAVVDGLLSSDPTVRKEASVAIGQFPVEFRGKKLVTQTLANQLVSASEWPQLRDVVLTSSSGIALQLLQEFVGSDAGVSLLMRDRQLLRPLMVTAVAEQSDETKQLVEKWASSKDRSDIRAAIIAAWAIAQSDWSQLAKREQGDELGVSADLMNVLDDCVAAAQDVKSPVAGQLTALELLASGYPDGNTDVERLASFIEPAYAPEVQRAAVDAVASIGEAGGRELIRRLPEQTPGLQSRCVDWVLQRNESIRHLLAEMESGSLDANVLVSHQRDRLLGYPDKSIRVRAERLLGSHNSDVAAVISSYRKAISDANANRSSLGDGSDKNNDIEQGRAVYRRVCAACHRLNGEGFEVGPDLATVAHRDNEFLLTAIFDPNSAIESRYRQVQILTLDGRVAVGIVLSQDEASVRLIAAEGKVTTINREDIESMKTMTVSLMPAGIERDLTPQAFYHLLSYLRQPL